Below is a genomic region from Diabrotica undecimpunctata isolate CICGRU chromosome 7, icDiaUnde3, whole genome shotgun sequence.
TCCTCCTTCTTTTTGCCTCGGCGCCACAAACTCTGCGGCGCTTTGGCCGATTTTCCTGAGGTGGTCTTTGTCCATTCCCCGCTTGGGCCGAAATTTGAGATGAACATTTCTGTTAATTCTTGAGGTGAACGTTTTGGTCCAGCCTCCGGTTGGGCCGAGATTAGAGGTGAACATTGCTGTCCATTCTCAACTGCGGCTTCAGGCTGAGGTGAACGTTTTGGTCCTGCCTCGGAATTTGGTTTTGGTTAATGGTTTTTTTGTTGTACATTCATGTTGTTCCaacgagtagctagggaaaggTTGGTCGCTTTTGGCAGAGCACCGCATTACCAGGGGAAGGCTTTATATAATGTAGGCTGCTTCTTGGTCTCTGCAGCAGTTCATCCATTCCCAGTCTCTTGACTACCTTGGAGATTCCTAGATACTCCAGAGAGTTAAGTGGTGACAGGAACTGTTCTAGCGTGGTCGTTTCACATCTTTCTATACTTCCCATTCACCAGGCCTAGCCCGTTTATAGGGGGTACCTTCATTCAACGGAGAGCTCCTTATTAGGGAGATCCTAATCATTCTCACATACACATACTATCGGAGGCATTAATACGCTAGTTAACACATGAAGAAGATTGGTCATTTTAAGATAACGCATAAAAGTCTGcaatttactatttatttataaaaaaaactacaaaaagtgAAATAAACATATAGCCATATATTATGTCGTGAATATCATGCAAATTTATTGCGACATTAACTTCGTAAGCAATTCCGCATAGGTTTGGATACTTTCGACTTTTGTTCACGTTATAGGGACAGTTTGATGCAGGTTGACCTGTTTTGTAAACAGAGCGATAAAGCTTATTTCCAGAAGGGCCGTAATTACAAGCCAAATAATAATTACCTTCTGAATGTGCTCTTCCGCATCCAATGTGCGTTGTCCTAGCCCAGACAACTTGAGTAAAGTTTGAAGCTTTCTGTATAACTATGTAGCGAGGGAAAACTTCAGGGTCCATATATACAATTTCCGAATACCAGTTATTTACTGCTTCCTTTTCTAGTGATGTTTCTAAAGATCCTCTATAAAGATTTGTTCCTACATACCAAAATCTTCTAGTACGTCTACAATGATCGCGTTTCATTTCACATTTATTAGCGGTGCAAGTAGCTGAAAACTCGAGATCAAAATCGTAATTAAGAACCATCATATTGGATGCAGACGTAGCACCGTTCCGTTTCTCCTTTCCACTTGCTATATAATTTCTGAAACTATTGTGTTCTTTCAAAATATGATTCCTAAAATCATTATCCATTTCCAGAGACACACAATCGTTATCGAGAGGACGACAAGTACCTTTTCTTTTACACACTACATTCAGTGATTTATCTATACACCTTGGCCATTCGTCTATGCAATCTTCCAGATCATCAAAGGAATAATTAAtattagaaataattaaaattattaaaagcgttaATTTTATATGAAGaatcattaaaaatatattttcgcATGACAGTACATCAACTCCTAAAGCTCAACTCAGTTGGTTTAATTGTGGTTCTATGATTTTAAGGGTTCTTTCCTGTGATTGGTTGTTCAATAGTTTTAATTTATTCTGTCGTTCATCTACGTTTTTATTAAGACTATAGACTCACCgagtatataaaataaatgagTAGCAaggatgtaattattttattaataaaaaataaaaaagttatcctCTTGTTTATAATATGGCATCGTACTAAACTAATGCttagaaattaatttttaatgcatacttacaaaaaaaattaaattacaacCCTGTACGTTTTTATAACAACCCTACATGTGGCTCTCGTGGGTGAACTGAATTGCTCACGGCGTCACTGCAGGTTTCAAGATGGGGTAAAGGAGGAAGGTTGGGCAATGGGTTAGTCAC
It encodes:
- the LOC140445816 gene encoding scoloptoxin SSD43-like, with the translated sequence MILHIKLTLLIILIISNINYSFDDLEDCIDEWPRCIDKSLNVVCKRKGTCRPLDNDCVSLEMDNDFRNHILKEHNSFRNYIASGKEKRNGATSASNMMVLNYDFDLEFSATCTANKCEMKRDHCRRTRRFWYVGTNLYRGSLETSLEKEAVNNWYSEIVYMDPEVFPRYIVIQKASNFTQVVWARTTHIGCGRAHSEGNYYLACNYGPSGNKLYRSVYKTGQPASNCPYNVNKSRKYPNLCGIAYEVNVAINLHDIHDIIYGYMFISLFVVFFINK